From the genome of Bacteroidales bacterium WCE2008, one region includes:
- a CDS encoding Phospho-N-acetylmuramoyl-pentapeptide-transferase has product MIYHLFEALKDYDIPGQGLFTYLSFRAILATVTAMVFTTTIGKRMIAWLRKKNFGEAQRDLGTEGAEVKAKTPSMGGVIIILSILVPSLLFCDLTNIYVQLLILTTIWCGGLGFADDYIKIFKHDKGGVSERTKLVLQILLGLIIGLTVWHSSDIVVREKVAITETDSIEEAESIAETAVRWKNEDVVKSTKTTIPFVKDHELDYKIFSPFKGTWGWYAKWGIYVLMIILVVTACSNGANLTDGMDGLSAGTSAIVGVVLGILAWLGGNLVNSDYLNIMYIPGSGEIAIFMSAFVGALIGFLWYNAYPAQVFMGDTGSLTIGGIIGVSAILIRKELLLPILCGIFVAESGTVLIQRLYFKCTKKKYGQGRRIWSSSPLHHHFQKKKEPDGLVIFHTPVPPHHEAKIVARFWIIGIILAVSTLALLKLR; this is encoded by the coding sequence ATGATATACCATTTATTCGAAGCATTAAAGGATTATGACATTCCTGGGCAGGGATTGTTTACATACCTGTCCTTCAGGGCAATTCTTGCTACCGTGACCGCGATGGTCTTCACTACGACCATCGGCAAGAGGATGATCGCCTGGCTGAGGAAGAAGAACTTCGGGGAAGCACAGAGAGATCTCGGCACGGAGGGCGCCGAAGTCAAGGCCAAGACACCTTCAATGGGAGGCGTGATCATCATCCTGTCCATCCTGGTCCCTTCGCTGCTGTTCTGCGACCTTACCAATATCTATGTACAGTTGCTTATCCTCACCACCATCTGGTGCGGAGGTCTCGGATTCGCCGACGACTATATCAAGATATTCAAGCACGACAAGGGCGGAGTAAGCGAGAGGACAAAGCTGGTGCTTCAGATTCTTCTCGGCCTGATAATAGGCCTTACCGTATGGCACAGCAGTGACATAGTAGTCAGAGAGAAGGTAGCCATCACCGAAACCGACAGCATCGAAGAGGCGGAGAGCATTGCCGAGACGGCGGTAAGATGGAAAAACGAAGATGTAGTCAAGAGCACCAAGACGACTATCCCGTTCGTCAAGGACCATGAACTGGACTACAAGATTTTCTCTCCATTCAAGGGGACATGGGGCTGGTACGCAAAGTGGGGCATATATGTACTCATGATCATACTGGTCGTTACCGCATGCTCCAACGGAGCCAACCTTACAGACGGAATGGACGGACTTTCAGCCGGAACCTCCGCGATAGTCGGAGTCGTACTGGGTATCCTCGCCTGGCTTGGAGGTAACCTCGTCAATTCGGATTACCTCAACATAATGTACATCCCGGGCTCGGGAGAGATCGCGATCTTCATGTCCGCATTCGTAGGCGCGCTGATCGGCTTCCTCTGGTACAACGCCTACCCTGCACAGGTATTCATGGGCGATACCGGAAGCCTTACGATCGGAGGAATCATCGGCGTTAGCGCCATCCTTATAAGAAAAGAGCTGCTTCTCCCTATCCTCTGCGGAATTTTCGTGGCGGAGAGCGGGACCGTGCTTATCCAGAGGCTGTACTTCAAGTGCACCAAGAAGAAATACGGCCAGGGCAGAAGAATATGGAGTTCTTCTCCTCTGCACCATCATTTCCAGAAGAAGAAAGAACCGGACGGACTCGTAATTTTCCATACTCCTGTCCCGCCTCACCATGAGGCCAAGATAGTAGCCCGGTTCTGGATAATAGGAATCATACTGGCAGTGTCTACGCTGGCACTCCTCAAATTGAGATAA
- a CDS encoding UDP-N-acetylmuramoylalanine--D-glutamate ligase, whose product MSRIVVLGGAESGVGAAVLAKVKGFDVFLSDKGKIDGKYVETLKKWDIPFEQGQHTEELILNADEVIKSPGIPSTVPMVKKIEEKGIGIISEIEFAGRYDTAKKICITGSNGKTTTTSLIYYLLQQAGLNVGLGGNIGMSYAYQVATEKHDYYVLEISSFQLDNCYDFRPDIAIITNITPDHLDRYDYKMENYVKSKFRIIRNLRPEDCFIFDSDDEITINHLSQIVTQAKLLPFTQKDEVKQGAFLKDDKIVIRYEKDETDIYLEELALGGKHNIYNSMAAALAAKASGIDNKTIREGLSTFQAIEHRLEPVLSVGGVLYINDSKATNVDAAWYALECQKRPVVWIVGGTDKGNDYSVLTDLVRDKVKAIVCLGVDNHKFYEAFESIVGKDKMVETRSAEEAVKAASKFAVDGDVVLLSPCCASFDLFTCYEDRGEKFKEAVRNL is encoded by the coding sequence ATGTCGAGAATAGTTGTTTTAGGCGGTGCGGAAAGCGGTGTGGGTGCCGCAGTACTCGCGAAAGTCAAAGGATTCGATGTCTTTCTTTCCGACAAGGGAAAGATAGACGGGAAGTATGTCGAGACTCTCAAGAAATGGGACATCCCGTTCGAGCAGGGTCAGCATACTGAGGAACTGATTCTGAATGCCGACGAGGTCATCAAGAGCCCGGGCATACCTTCGACCGTTCCGATGGTGAAGAAGATCGAAGAGAAAGGTATCGGAATTATCTCCGAAATCGAGTTCGCAGGCCGTTACGACACGGCCAAGAAGATCTGCATTACCGGATCCAACGGAAAGACCACGACTACTTCCCTGATCTACTACCTGCTCCAGCAGGCAGGCCTCAACGTGGGTCTGGGAGGCAATATCGGAATGAGCTACGCTTATCAGGTGGCCACCGAGAAGCACGACTATTACGTACTGGAAATCAGCAGTTTCCAGCTGGACAACTGCTATGACTTCCGTCCCGACATCGCGATAATTACAAACATCACCCCGGACCACCTCGACAGGTACGACTACAAGATGGAGAATTACGTGAAGTCGAAATTCAGGATTATACGCAATCTCCGTCCGGAAGACTGCTTTATCTTCGACTCTGACGACGAGATAACTATCAACCATCTCAGCCAGATCGTGACCCAGGCCAAGCTTCTGCCTTTCACCCAGAAGGACGAAGTCAAGCAGGGAGCCTTCCTCAAGGACGACAAGATCGTGATCCGATACGAGAAGGATGAGACAGATATCTATCTCGAAGAACTCGCACTCGGCGGAAAGCACAATATCTACAACTCCATGGCAGCAGCCCTTGCCGCTAAAGCCAGCGGAATAGACAACAAGACAATCCGCGAAGGACTCTCTACCTTCCAGGCTATCGAACATCGTCTGGAGCCGGTACTGAGCGTAGGCGGAGTACTCTACATAAACGACTCCAAGGCTACCAACGTCGACGCGGCATGGTATGCCCTTGAGTGCCAGAAGAGACCTGTAGTATGGATTGTCGGCGGTACCGACAAGGGCAATGACTACAGCGTACTGACCGACCTCGTAAGGGACAAGGTCAAGGCCATAGTATGCCTCGGCGTCGACAACCATAAGTTCTACGAGGCTTTCGAGTCCATCGTAGGAAAGGACAAGATGGTGGAGACAAGATCGGCCGAAGAGGCCGTCAAGGCCGCCAGCAAGTTTGCCGTCGACGGTGACGTCGTCCTGCTCAGTCCATGCTGCGCAAGCTTCGACCTGTTCACCTGCTACGAAGACCGTGGTGAGAAATTCAAAGAAGCAGTAAGGAACCTTTAA
- a CDS encoding cell division protein FtsW, lipid II flippase — translation MSRQKKESGFWGFVQDFQGDKVIWMIVLVLIMVSILAISSSTPLLAIQSKSTRTAIINEQFLISGLGLGIIVFCYSVIRKIGFLRVISQLGYGVSMFLLLCLAIRVKTPFFRASEINGAVRALTIFGFQLHVFEFVKIFMVMYLSWAIHVYHERWNDDGSSRNREKGFTLAELLSETKSFAWMGERKWQLFLYIFFPILSVSVLILLGSVSSTLFIGAIMLVTILIGGIRIRDMLIYGVVGIGLVAGCIGLYFVSGGKIFQRFGTAVGRITLASEDPEEELKKLPKGTAEFQEKLDQIRQPISAKVAVSEGGIFGKGPGRSTQRYVVPVMFEDYMFSFIVEEYGILGAILVLILYGGLLARGWILVRNSENMFAKTAISGLVLLISGQAVMHMLINVDLFPLTGQTLPMISHGNSSFLAFSLAFGIILSISRMVKAKMDKIAAEVKPIVEKTDEIRESLNDLDQID, via the coding sequence ATGTCAAGGCAGAAGAAAGAAAGCGGATTCTGGGGATTCGTCCAGGATTTCCAGGGTGACAAGGTCATCTGGATGATCGTGCTCGTACTGATCATGGTCTCCATCCTTGCCATCTCGTCATCGACTCCGCTGCTGGCGATCCAGAGCAAGAGCACCAGAACCGCAATCATCAACGAGCAGTTCCTGATCTCCGGTCTGGGTCTGGGCATAATTGTCTTCTGCTATTCGGTAATACGCAAGATAGGATTCCTGAGGGTGATATCGCAGCTGGGATACGGAGTATCCATGTTCCTGCTGCTGTGCCTGGCCATAAGAGTCAAGACTCCGTTCTTCAGAGCCTCCGAAATCAACGGGGCCGTCCGTGCCCTGACGATATTCGGATTCCAGCTCCATGTCTTCGAGTTCGTCAAGATTTTCATGGTCATGTACCTCTCCTGGGCAATCCATGTATATCATGAACGCTGGAACGACGACGGAAGTTCCCGGAACAGGGAAAAAGGCTTCACCCTGGCGGAGCTGCTTTCCGAGACGAAGTCTTTCGCATGGATGGGAGAAAGGAAATGGCAGCTGTTCCTGTATATCTTCTTCCCGATACTCAGCGTCAGCGTACTGATATTGCTGGGCAGCGTTTCAAGTACCCTCTTCATCGGAGCGATCATGCTTGTGACCATATTGATCGGAGGTATACGTATAAGGGACATGCTGATCTATGGCGTCGTCGGAATCGGACTGGTGGCCGGATGTATCGGACTGTATTTCGTTTCCGGAGGCAAGATCTTCCAGCGTTTCGGAACTGCGGTCGGACGTATCACCCTGGCGTCCGAGGATCCGGAGGAGGAGCTGAAGAAGCTCCCGAAGGGAACAGCAGAATTCCAGGAGAAGCTGGACCAGATCCGACAGCCGATCAGCGCGAAGGTCGCTGTCAGCGAAGGTGGAATATTCGGAAAAGGCCCGGGACGAAGCACCCAGAGATATGTCGTCCCAGTCATGTTCGAAGACTATATGTTCAGTTTCATCGTGGAGGAATACGGAATCCTCGGGGCGATCCTGGTGCTGATCCTTTATGGAGGACTGCTCGCGAGAGGATGGATCCTCGTCCGGAACAGCGAAAACATGTTCGCCAAGACGGCGATCTCAGGTCTGGTGCTGCTGATTTCCGGGCAGGCGGTCATGCATATGCTGATCAATGTCGACCTCTTCCCTCTTACGGGACAGACGCTGCCGATGATCAGCCACGGAAACTCCTCGTTCCTGGCGTTCAGCCTGGCGTTCGGAATTATTCTGAGCATCAGCCGTATGGTCAAGGCCAAGATGGACAAGATTGCGGCAGAAGTGAAACCTATTGTTGAAAAAACTGACGAGATCAGGGAGAGTCTGAACGATCTCGATCAGATAGATTAG
- a CDS encoding UDP-N-acetylglucosamine-N-acetylmuramylpentapeptide N-acetylglucosamine transferase — protein MEYKALRIIISGGGTGGHIFPAISIANKLRELNPESEILFVGAEGKMEMDKVPAAGYKIVGLPIVGLQRQLNLKNIINDLKVPFKVLSSLRKARRIIKEFRPDIAIGVGGYASAPMLRAAEKAGVPCLIQEQNGFAGLTNRILGKKASKICVAYEGMEKFFPADRIVMSGNPIRADIVPADKDMILEGLRFYGLNPGMEHLFVVGGSLGSGTLNRAMRKWISEGCPGGENVQVIWQCGRYYKEGIDRFMEDMKIKGVNIDNIWYSDFISRMDLAYAVADVVVSRSGASTVSELCAAHKAAIFVPSPNVAEDHQTHNAMALVNKGAAVMVKDADASEKLMETAMELIHDGERIQCLEQNIAKLALTDAAQVIADEAYKLVK, from the coding sequence ATGGAATATAAAGCATTGAGAATCATTATCAGCGGAGGCGGTACCGGGGGACATATCTTCCCGGCCATATCCATCGCCAACAAGCTGCGCGAACTGAATCCGGAGAGCGAGATACTGTTCGTGGGCGCGGAAGGGAAAATGGAAATGGACAAGGTACCTGCAGCAGGCTACAAGATTGTAGGTCTGCCTATAGTGGGCCTTCAGAGACAGCTTAACCTCAAGAACATCATCAATGATCTTAAGGTACCGTTCAAAGTTCTTTCGAGCCTGCGCAAGGCCCGGAGGATCATAAAGGAGTTCAGACCGGACATCGCGATCGGAGTCGGCGGCTATGCCAGCGCCCCGATGCTCCGTGCAGCCGAAAAAGCCGGAGTTCCTTGTCTCATCCAGGAGCAGAACGGTTTCGCCGGGCTGACGAACAGGATTCTCGGGAAGAAAGCCTCTAAGATCTGCGTCGCATACGAAGGCATGGAGAAGTTCTTCCCCGCCGACAGGATAGTGATGAGCGGAAATCCGATCCGCGCCGACATAGTCCCGGCCGACAAGGACATGATCCTGGAAGGTCTGCGGTTCTATGGTCTCAATCCGGGAATGGAGCATCTTTTCGTGGTCGGAGGAAGTCTCGGAAGCGGGACCCTCAACAGGGCCATGAGAAAGTGGATCTCCGAGGGTTGCCCGGGAGGAGAAAACGTCCAGGTCATCTGGCAGTGCGGACGCTACTACAAGGAGGGAATCGACAGGTTCATGGAGGATATGAAGATAAAGGGCGTCAATATCGACAATATCTGGTACTCGGATTTCATCAGCCGCATGGATCTTGCCTATGCCGTCGCCGATGTCGTGGTGTCCAGATCCGGAGCGAGCACGGTTTCAGAACTCTGCGCCGCCCACAAGGCCGCTATCTTCGTGCCGTCGCCGAATGTCGCTGAAGACCACCAGACTCACAACGCCATGGCCCTTGTAAACAAAGGCGCCGCGGTGATGGTCAAGGATGCGGATGCATCAGAGAAACTTATGGAGACTGCCATGGAGCTTATCCACGACGGAGAAAGGATCCAGTGTCTCGAACAGAATATAGCTAAGCTTGCGCTTACAGACGCAGCGCAGGTAATAGCTGACGAAGCATATAAACTTGTTAAATAA
- a CDS encoding UDP-N-acetylmuramate--L-alanine ligase, whose amino-acid sequence MYRNIYFIGIGGIGMSAIARYWKFKGLNVSGYDKTPSDLTAQLQAEGIDVHYEDNTDYVPKDVENTLVVYTPAIPADMSELKYVQKHGYSVLKRSRVLGEIAKGQACLAVAGTHGKTTTSTLTAHIFKDSGEGCSAFLGGISKNYGTNLLTSHNPVVVAEADEFDRSFLQLFPKIAVITAMDADHLDIYGDLDTYQQAFRDFAAQVSDTLIIKKGLPVSEADTKAKILTYSYNDPEADFHAENAHPDNLGYFIYDLRYPGGVIHDVKVGVPGWVNAENSIAAAAICLSYGLAPEKVKHGIGNFQGVLRRLDIHLNTEKLSYIDDYAHHPKELSSAISSMRDIFPGRKLTAIFQPHLYTRTRDFAADFAEALSKVDKLILLDIYPAREEPIPGVTSEIIFDKVTAPEKVLIRKEELMDYLEKEPLDVLVTFGAGNVDRFIEPITEMLKKRI is encoded by the coding sequence ATGTACAGAAACATATATTTCATCGGAATCGGAGGTATCGGGATGAGCGCAATCGCCCGTTACTGGAAATTCAAAGGACTTAACGTGAGCGGATACGACAAGACCCCGTCGGATCTGACAGCACAGCTGCAGGCCGAGGGAATCGACGTCCACTATGAAGACAATACCGACTATGTCCCGAAGGACGTGGAAAACACCCTTGTGGTCTATACTCCCGCCATCCCTGCGGACATGAGCGAGCTCAAATATGTGCAGAAGCACGGCTACTCGGTGCTCAAGAGATCGAGGGTCCTGGGCGAGATCGCCAAGGGCCAGGCCTGCCTTGCCGTTGCGGGAACCCATGGGAAGACTACGACCAGCACTCTCACCGCCCATATCTTCAAGGATAGCGGCGAGGGCTGTTCCGCCTTCCTCGGAGGCATATCCAAGAACTACGGCACAAACTTGCTTACCAGCCACAATCCGGTCGTGGTTGCCGAGGCTGACGAGTTCGACAGGTCATTCCTCCAGCTTTTCCCGAAGATTGCGGTGATCACCGCGATGGACGCTGACCATCTCGACATCTACGGCGACCTCGACACATACCAGCAGGCTTTCAGGGACTTCGCCGCGCAGGTAAGCGACACCCTGATCATAAAGAAGGGGCTTCCTGTTTCCGAGGCCGATACCAAAGCGAAGATACTTACTTACTCATACAACGATCCCGAGGCTGATTTCCATGCCGAAAACGCCCATCCGGACAACCTCGGATATTTCATCTACGACCTCAGGTATCCGGGCGGAGTGATCCATGACGTCAAGGTCGGAGTCCCGGGCTGGGTCAATGCCGAGAACAGCATCGCCGCAGCGGCAATCTGCCTCAGCTATGGTCTCGCTCCGGAGAAGGTGAAACACGGAATCGGTAATTTCCAGGGAGTACTGCGTCGTCTGGACATCCATCTCAACACTGAGAAACTGTCCTATATCGACGACTATGCCCACCACCCGAAGGAGCTTTCATCGGCTATCAGCTCGATGAGGGACATTTTCCCGGGAAGAAAGCTTACGGCTATTTTCCAGCCGCATCTCTACACCCGAACGAGGGACTTCGCGGCGGATTTCGCCGAGGCTCTCAGCAAAGTGGACAAACTTATCCTTCTGGACATCTATCCAGCCAGGGAGGAGCCTATTCCGGGAGTGACTTCGGAGATCATCTTCGACAAGGTCACGGCTCCGGAAAAGGTGCTTATCCGCAAGGAAGAGCTTATGGATTATCTCGAGAAGGAACCTCTTGACGTTCTGGTAACCTTCGGAGCCGGCAATGTAGACAGGTTCATCGAGCCTATTACTGAGATGCTTAAGAAGAGAATTTAG
- a CDS encoding cell division protein FtsQ: MKAVYRYSIAFVATVLAVCLLVVLSTLSREQKTLLTCTGLEVEIMDSTSLSFVSKADVKRYIERDYGVYMGQRLDSVDLKKIETVLDGRSAILKSEAYTTTDGMLHVEITQREPVVRFQKGETGYYADETGFIFPLQSNYTSRVPIIDGNIPLSAGSGFKGYPSDPKEKAWLDGIIGMVRFIGGSKTWSESIVQITVDERGDVVMIPRKGVEKFIFGRPEDYKAKFSRMEDYYRYIYPAKQEMNYKTVNVKYDGQIICRK; encoded by the coding sequence ATGAAAGCTGTCTATAGATATTCGATCGCTTTTGTGGCCACGGTTCTCGCGGTCTGCCTCCTGGTCGTGCTCAGCACCCTGAGCCGCGAGCAGAAGACGCTGCTGACATGTACCGGGCTGGAGGTCGAAATCATGGACAGCACCAGCCTTAGTTTCGTAAGCAAAGCTGACGTAAAAAGATATATCGAAAGAGACTATGGCGTCTATATGGGCCAGAGACTGGACAGCGTCGACCTGAAGAAGATCGAGACAGTCCTGGACGGCCGGAGCGCCATACTCAAGAGCGAGGCCTATACGACGACCGATGGCATGCTCCATGTAGAGATAACCCAGAGAGAACCGGTAGTGCGGTTCCAGAAGGGCGAGACAGGGTACTATGCCGACGAGACCGGGTTCATATTCCCGCTCCAGTCCAACTATACTTCGAGAGTGCCGATCATCGACGGAAACATTCCCCTGTCTGCCGGCAGCGGATTCAAGGGCTATCCTTCGGATCCTAAGGAGAAGGCCTGGCTGGACGGAATAATAGGCATGGTCCGTTTCATCGGAGGAAGCAAGACATGGTCGGAGTCGATCGTCCAGATAACGGTCGACGAGCGGGGGGACGTTGTCATGATCCCGAGAAAAGGCGTCGAGAAGTTCATCTTCGGCCGTCCGGAGGATTACAAGGCAAAGTTCTCGAGGATGGAGGATTATTACAGATATATCTACCCTGCAAAGCAGGAGATGAATTACAAGACTGTCAATGTCAAATATGACGGACAGATAATCTGCAGAAAATAA
- a CDS encoding cell division protein FtsA, with amino-acid sequence MDERYIAAVDMGTAKIALTVARISGEDVQILYYKERPSAGIRNSAVFNPKKAADPVKEAIAEAESELNIKIMQVVVGLPRCDIRQEVAKARVDRTNPDESITKEEVESLKMMAQNDYPIEDPEKEELYGAVAQSFSDDEEFQLIENDIIGVISQVFEGNFKLFIGKKSSIKTIDKIFNDLDIAIASRYFTPNSQAKAVLTEDEMSSGVALIDFGAGATSVTIYQGKILRFYASIPFGGNSITHDISNECHISERLAENIKLAFGACMPEKLQTLGEKIIQIEGDDMDGLKQIPVHYLSDLITCRVREIVEAMLYEIQVSGLADNLRSGVVITGGGAKLTNIANYIKEISGYNVRTGVPRNKFSASGCPGVKDPSASTSIGMILSAKEDNLINCITAPETPVRNAAVEIEKPVERFIEEETQEPPVDLFGGTVPEEKKEKPAKQSKPSSLIVTWQKLMGKIDNLSKDIDEEEI; translated from the coding sequence ATGGACGAGAGATACATTGCAGCCGTAGACATGGGTACGGCGAAAATTGCGCTGACAGTCGCCAGGATTTCCGGCGAGGATGTGCAGATTCTCTATTATAAAGAGCGCCCGTCAGCCGGAATCAGGAACAGCGCCGTCTTCAACCCGAAGAAGGCAGCCGATCCTGTAAAGGAGGCCATCGCCGAGGCAGAAAGCGAATTGAACATAAAGATCATGCAGGTCGTGGTCGGACTTCCACGCTGCGACATCCGTCAGGAAGTCGCCAAAGCGAGGGTGGACAGGACCAACCCGGACGAGAGCATCACCAAGGAAGAGGTGGAGAGCCTCAAGATGATGGCCCAGAACGACTACCCTATCGAAGATCCGGAAAAGGAGGAACTCTATGGCGCAGTCGCCCAGTCTTTCTCTGACGACGAGGAATTCCAGCTCATCGAGAACGACATCATCGGAGTGATCAGCCAGGTCTTCGAAGGCAACTTCAAGCTTTTCATCGGAAAGAAGAGCTCCATCAAGACTATCGACAAGATCTTCAACGATCTCGACATAGCCATCGCCAGCCGCTACTTCACCCCTAACTCACAGGCCAAGGCAGTGCTGACCGAGGACGAGATGTCCAGCGGCGTCGCCCTCATCGATTTCGGCGCCGGAGCTACGTCAGTGACCATATATCAGGGCAAGATACTCCGCTTCTACGCTTCGATTCCGTTCGGCGGCAATTCGATTACCCACGATATCAGCAACGAGTGCCATATCTCCGAGAGACTTGCGGAGAACATAAAACTGGCCTTCGGAGCCTGCATGCCTGAGAAGCTCCAGACTCTCGGCGAGAAGATAATCCAGATCGAGGGAGACGACATGGACGGTCTGAAGCAGATCCCTGTCCATTATCTCTCGGACCTTATCACATGCCGCGTCCGCGAAATCGTAGAAGCCATGCTCTATGAGATCCAGGTCAGCGGGCTTGCCGACAATCTCCGCAGCGGAGTGGTTATCACCGGCGGAGGCGCGAAGCTTACCAATATCGCCAACTATATCAAGGAGATTTCCGGATATAACGTGCGTACCGGCGTGCCTCGCAACAAATTTTCGGCTTCCGGCTGTCCGGGAGTCAAGGATCCGTCCGCTTCTACTTCAATCGGAATGATCCTTTCCGCCAAGGAGGACAATCTCATCAATTGCATAACAGCACCGGAGACTCCTGTAAGAAACGCTGCGGTCGAGATTGAGAAGCCGGTGGAGAGATTCATCGAGGAAGAGACGCAGGAGCCGCCTGTCGACCTGTTCGGCGGCACTGTCCCGGAGGAGAAGAAAGAGAAGCCTGCCAAGCAGTCGAAGCCGTCATCACTCATAGTGACATGGCAGAAACTCATGGGCAAGATTGACAATTTATCAAAGGATATTGACGAAGAAGAAATATAG
- a CDS encoding cell division protein FtsZ, with the protein MNENFEIIDSVTPSDWVPDVSMIKVIGIGGGGCNAVTYMYNQKVKGCNFIVCNTDAQALQKSNVPIKIQLGEGLGAGTNPTEGRNAALESQDAIAEKLLTPETKMIFITAGMGGGTGTGASPVIAKMAKDKGILTVAVVTLPFKNEGDDTISKAIDGIHELEHNVDSLLIINNEKLYEFYGNQLVHEAFPHADEVLATAVRGITEIISRTGYVNVDFKDVRNMMKNSGMALMGCGIGTGPDRLNMAVRGALESPLLNDFDLKTSQNLLVNITCGANDQGLKMDDLKAISDLIAEHTGGTRKFKQGLVYDENPEVGDKIQITVIATGFKMNLIGITGTDLGKLILIDKDFEYKPEETPRGEEISLPDEDIETIKVGYSTTDNVRKFNFAPDKKPVLILPPGQSKSELEEIAAIRRAPRRRTEDE; encoded by the coding sequence ATGAACGAGAATTTTGAAATCATAGATAGTGTAACCCCGAGCGACTGGGTTCCGGACGTTTCCATGATCAAGGTCATCGGAATCGGAGGAGGCGGCTGCAACGCTGTCACCTACATGTACAACCAGAAGGTCAAAGGCTGCAACTTCATCGTCTGCAATACTGACGCCCAGGCCCTCCAGAAGAGCAATGTCCCTATAAAGATTCAGCTCGGAGAAGGTCTCGGCGCAGGAACGAATCCTACAGAAGGCCGCAACGCCGCGCTGGAGTCCCAGGACGCCATCGCGGAGAAACTGCTCACGCCGGAGACCAAGATGATCTTCATCACGGCCGGAATGGGCGGAGGTACCGGTACCGGAGCATCCCCTGTCATCGCCAAGATGGCCAAGGATAAAGGTATACTTACCGTCGCTGTTGTCACGCTGCCTTTCAAGAATGAAGGAGACGACACAATTTCAAAGGCTATCGACGGCATCCACGAACTGGAGCACAATGTCGATTCCCTTCTTATAATAAACAATGAAAAACTTTACGAATTCTACGGCAACCAGCTAGTGCACGAGGCTTTCCCGCATGCGGACGAAGTCCTTGCCACGGCAGTCCGCGGAATTACCGAGATCATCAGCCGCACAGGCTATGTCAACGTCGATTTCAAGGATGTCCGCAATATGATGAAAAATAGCGGAATGGCCCTTATGGGCTGCGGAATCGGCACAGGTCCGGACCGTCTCAACATGGCGGTGCGCGGTGCTCTCGAGTCCCCGCTTCTTAACGATTTCGACCTCAAGACTTCTCAGAACCTGCTTGTAAATATCACCTGCGGAGCAAACGACCAGGGCCTCAAGATGGATGACCTCAAGGCCATCAGTGACCTTATTGCGGAGCATACCGGAGGTACGCGCAAGTTCAAGCAGGGTCTTGTATATGACGAGAATCCTGAGGTCGGAGACAAGATTCAGATTACCGTGATTGCGACAGGATTCAAGATGAACCTTATCGGAATCACCGGTACGGATCTCGGAAAACTTATCCTTATCGACAAGGACTTCGAATACAAGCCCGAAGAGACTCCTCGAGGAGAGGAGATTTCTCTTCCGGACGAAGATATCGAGACAATCAAGGTCGGCTACAGTACTACGGATAATGTCCGCAAGTTCAATTTCGCCCCGGACAAGAAGCCGGTGCTTATTCTGCCTCCAGGCCAGAGCAAGAGCGAACTCGAGGAAATAGCCGCTATCAGACGTGCTCCGAGGCGCCGGACAGAGGATGAATAA